A single region of the Gossypium arboreum isolate Shixiya-1 chromosome 12, ASM2569848v2, whole genome shotgun sequence genome encodes:
- the LOC108477698 gene encoding uncharacterized protein LOC108477698, translated as MCKHFEEGLDEDVKLLIGILEIREFAVLADRAKNDEELSNEKKQAESTARVLCKRFMGKTYSSPTKKSRSHQERFNSLVGYLGKTRTSKRPNSRSSYPMTTSVRSVGNQKPWCNSCNKFHFGECQMRSRACYRYGSLDHFLKDFPERDDKEVKPNPKSNGPISRGRLPRCPESTNGGCSVAKNSTVKSEAQAPARTYAIHAREETSAPDVITGYILSL; from the coding sequence ATGTGCAAGCACTTCGAAGAAGGATTAGACGAGGATGTTAAACTATTgattgggatccttgagataAGAGAGTTTGCCGTGTTGGCCGACAGAGCCAAGAACGATGAAGAGCTAAGTAATGAAAAGAAACAAGCAGAGAGCACAGCTCGAGTTCTGTGTAAGAGATTCATGGGCAAGACATATTCATCTCCCACAAAGAAATCGAGAAGCCACCAAGAACGCTTCAATTCATTAGTGGGATATTTAGGTAAAACAAGAACCTCTAAGCGCCCTAATTCACGGTCTTCATATCCTATGACAACTAGTGTGAGGAGTGTGGGAAACCAAAAGCCGTGGTGTAACAGTTGTAACAAGTTTCACTTTGGAGAGTGCCAGATGAGGAGCAGGGCATGCTATAGGtatggttctcttgaccactttcttAAGGATTTCCCAGAACGAGATGACAAAGAGGTTAAGCCAAACCCAAAATCAAATGGTCCTATCTCTCGAGGTAGGCTTCCAAGATGCCCTGAAAGTACTAATGGTGGTTGTAGTGTTGCAAAGAACTCCACTGTAAAATCAGAGGCTCAAGCCCcggcaaggacttatgccatacatgCTAGAGAGGAAACCTCAGCTCCTGATGTCATTACGGGGTACATTTTGTCTTTATGA